A part of Dreissena polymorpha isolate Duluth1 chromosome 13, UMN_Dpol_1.0, whole genome shotgun sequence genomic DNA contains:
- the LOC127855773 gene encoding cerebellin-3-like encodes MLQKTTDELAKQNLINNDHAKKVDNIISESNLMNSQEPLHATKSKRQESSFPVVAFTAVKTDIQNNVGVNQNIFFDNIVLNEGGGFHPQHGLFIAPARGIYFFTATVLHPPQANIYLHAAITHNGQDVALLHSAANIWDQGTQTVILKIEPGDEIWVRNVHYGGEIVNGWSYTTFSSNLVNAL; translated from the exons ATGCTCCAAAAGACCACAGACGAACTTGCGAAACAGAACCTTATCAATAACGACCATGCAAAGAAAGTCGACAACATCATTTCAGAATCAAATCTTATGAACAGTCAAG AACCGTTACATGCGACAAAGTCCAAACGCCAAGAATCATCTTTTCCTGTTGTTGCGTTTACAGCTGTCAAGACAGATATTCAAAATAATGTCGGCGTTAACCAGAATATCTTCTTTGACAACATTGTCCTAAATGAAGGAGGAGGATTTCATCCACAACACGGCTTATTTATTGCTCCCGCAAGAGGAATCTACTTTTTCACAGCCACCGTTCTTCATCCGCCCCAAGCCAACATATACCTTCATGCTGCGATTACCCACAATGGCCAAGATGTAGCCCTATTGCACTCCGCTGCAAACATCTGGGATCAAGGGACACAAACCGTAATTCTGAAAATCGAGCCAGGAGACGAAATCTGGGTCAGAAATGTTCACTATGGAGGCGAAATTGTTAATGGCTGGTCCTACACAACATTTTCTAGCAAtcttgtcaatgccctttga